TTTCATAAGCATCTGGTGTCATAGGCTTATTAAAAATTCTTATTTCACCCTTATCATATTTCAATAAAGAAAGAATACAGTTTATTGAGGTTGATTTTCCAGAGCCATTAGGTCCAAGAAGTCCAAAAATTTCCCCCTCTTTAACCTCTAAATTAAAATGGTCTAACGCTAAAACCTCATTATATCTCTTCACTAAGTTACTAACCTTAACTATCATGCAAAATTCACTACCTTTCATTTATATTAAAATCTACTAAGCTTTGTCTATAGCTTAATATTACAATTTTATGGTACTATTTAGTAGTGAGAGAAATCATTACTTCATATGACAATTGTCATATATATAATTCAATAAAGTTCTTACGCTAGCAATGTCACAAAATATCCAGTTTTCAAGGATTTTTGGGACATTGCTAGTGTATTAGAACTTCTGTATTATATAAATGAAATATAAATTATTAAGGAGTCAAGAAATGCTGCAAATTGTAGACAAAGCACTTATCTTTCTCTGCTTAACAAGTATATATTTACTAGATCTTCCTGAAGGCCTATGGATTTTCCCAATAATTTTATCCTTAACAATAAGCAGTCTAAACAGCTATATCGAAAGGCCAGTTTTTCATGCGATATCATTTATCGTTTACAGCATACTATGCAGCTTTTACAACAGCTTTTTATTATTTCTTCCTTTAATTCTTTACGATATTATAAGGGATAAGATGCAGATAGTTTACTTTTTTGCTTTTATGCCATTAGTAACTAACCAATTAGATGTTTCAAATAGAATTATTTTTATCACCCTTTCCTTTATGTCCTTAGCTATCCTTTTGAAGCTTCGAACTCTTAAAACTTCAAAGCTTCAAAGAGATTACATAAATTTTAGAGACAAAGCCTCAGAGGTGTCCATGCTTCTCGAAGAGCAAAATGCTAAATTAGCGGCAAATCAGGATCATGAAATTCATGTGGCCACATTAAGTGAAAGAAACAGAATAGCAAGAGAAATTCACGATAACCTTGGACATATCTTGTCTCGATGCCTTCTTCAAATTGGAGCTGTGATAGCTATTAATAAGGACCCTTCTATAAAAGAAAATCTTACTTCTATAAAGAATACGATGTCCGAGGCTATGGACAGTGTAAGAAAAAGTGTTCATAATCTTCATGAAGAATCCATAGACTTATATGACCAAATTTATAGACTTGTTAAGGAATTTTCCTTTTGCCCCATAAAGCTTGACTACGATATAAGTCAAAATCCTAATAAAAGTCTTAAATATACATTTATATCAATAATTAAAGAATCCCTGTCAAATATAATTAAACACTCTAACGCCACCGAGGTAAGCATAAGGCTTAGGGAACATCCTAGTTTTTATCAATTAATTATTGAAGACAATGGAGCTATAGAAAATTATAATTCTGAATCGGGTATTGGTATAAAAAATATGATAGATAGGGTTACTGCTTTTAATGGAAATATTAATATAAATACAGACAGGGGCTTTAAAATATTTATATCTATCCCCAAAGGCTAGCAATCTTTAGTTGCTAAGGTCTTAATACTATAATGGAGGAATAAAATGAAGGTTTTAATAGTAGATGATGACAAATTAGTTTGCGCTTCACTTAAAATTATTCTTGAAGCCGATAAAGATATAGAAGTGCCAGCCTTAGGCTACAATGGTAAAATGGCTATTGAACTATATGATAACCTAAGACCAGATGTACTTTTAATGGACATACGTATGGATACAATGACTGGCCTTGATGCCGCAGAAACAATTCTAAAAAAACATAAGGATGCCAAAATATTATTTCTAACAACTTTTCAAGATGACGAATACATTATAAAAGCTTTAAACATTGGCTCTAAGGGGTACCTATTAAAGCAAAACTTTGAAAGTATAGTTCCCTGTTTGAAAGCTGTGCAAATGGGTCAGACCGTCTTCGGGGATGAAATAATAACTAAAATTCCTTCATTAATTACCGATAATAATAAGCTTAGATTTTCAAATTTCCATATAAATGAGAAGGAATTTGATATTATAGTTCAAGTTGCTAATGGCTTAAACAACAAAGAAATTGCGGAAAAACTATATTTAAGTGAGGGCACTGTAAGAAATTATATTAGTGTCATATTAGAAAAACTAAATTTACGTGACAGAACTCAGTTGGCAGTGTTCTATTATAAGAACAAATAAAAAAGCCTAAAGGTAAATCTCTTGCTTGAGATTTATCTTTAGGTCTTTTGTTTAGTTGCTCTTCTTACCATCCGAAGCTTCTGCATCATCTGGACTTATATTTAATATAGTAAACAGCTCTTTAAACAGCTTTTGAGCTGCTGGAACTGCCGTTTGAGAAGCATAGTACTTTTCTGGATCAGGCTCTGTAACTGTAACTATTAAGGTTACTTTAGGATTATTAGATGGAGCCATCCCTGCGAAAGAGGACACATACTTTCCACTCTCATATCTTCCATTATTGGTGTCTACCTTATTTGCTGTTCCAGTCTTACCTGCAATATGATAACCTTCCATAAAGGTAGCGGTTGCAGTTCCCTTATTAACAACCTGTTCTAAGTAGGTTCTAAGCTGAGCTGCTTTATCCTTATCCATTATTGTTTTATTATTAGTATCTTCATATTTTTTTTCGACAATCTTCTTGTCTTCAGCAGTATGAGAAATCTCCTTCATAACATGAGGTTTTATCCAAGTTCC
The genomic region above belongs to Clostridium swellfunianum and contains:
- a CDS encoding response regulator transcription factor codes for the protein MKVLIVDDDKLVCASLKIILEADKDIEVPALGYNGKMAIELYDNLRPDVLLMDIRMDTMTGLDAAETILKKHKDAKILFLTTFQDDEYIIKALNIGSKGYLLKQNFESIVPCLKAVQMGQTVFGDEIITKIPSLITDNNKLRFSNFHINEKEFDIIVQVANGLNNKEIAEKLYLSEGTVRNYISVILEKLNLRDRTQLAVFYYKNK
- a CDS encoding sensor histidine kinase, with translation MLQIVDKALIFLCLTSIYLLDLPEGLWIFPIILSLTISSLNSYIERPVFHAISFIVYSILCSFYNSFLLFLPLILYDIIRDKMQIVYFFAFMPLVTNQLDVSNRIIFITLSFMSLAILLKLRTLKTSKLQRDYINFRDKASEVSMLLEEQNAKLAANQDHEIHVATLSERNRIAREIHDNLGHILSRCLLQIGAVIAINKDPSIKENLTSIKNTMSEAMDSVRKSVHNLHEESIDLYDQIYRLVKEFSFCPIKLDYDISQNPNKSLKYTFISIIKESLSNIIKHSNATEVSIRLREHPSFYQLIIEDNGAIENYNSESGIGIKNMIDRVTAFNGNININTDRGFKIFISIPKG